One window from the genome of Lysobacter helvus encodes:
- a CDS encoding glycosyltransferase family 4 protein, giving the protein MRIAQISPLYEAVPPKLYGGTERVVAWLTDALVDAGHEVTLFASAEAKTRATLHASRDQAIRLDPAPLKSDLASHMSMLHELRERMDDFDVLHFHTDMIHFPFFEQFADRTLTTLHGRLDLKDLPGVYRQWDQFPLVSISENQRKPLASANWLGTVHHGMPDTLCPFNGEPQGDYLAFLGRISPEKRVDRAITIARRVGMPLKVAAKIDAQDKAYYERAIEPLLRGADVEFIGEIGDAQKPEFLGNAAALLFPINWPEPFGIVMIEAMSCGTPVVAWRCGSVPEVIDDGVTGRIVSSEDDAVAATREVLGYDRRAVRDVFERRFTARGMAEHYVDLYRQLARGREPDRGLRLA; this is encoded by the coding sequence TTGAGGATTGCGCAAATTTCGCCGCTGTACGAAGCGGTTCCGCCGAAACTCTACGGTGGCACCGAACGCGTGGTGGCCTGGCTGACCGATGCTCTCGTGGATGCAGGACATGAGGTCACCCTGTTTGCGTCGGCCGAAGCGAAGACGCGCGCCACGCTGCATGCTTCGCGCGACCAGGCGATCCGGCTGGATCCCGCGCCGCTGAAATCCGACCTTGCCTCGCACATGAGCATGCTGCACGAGCTGCGCGAGCGCATGGACGATTTCGACGTGCTGCATTTCCACACCGACATGATCCACTTCCCGTTCTTCGAGCAGTTCGCGGATCGCACGCTGACGACGTTGCACGGCCGGTTGGACCTCAAGGACCTGCCGGGCGTGTACCGGCAGTGGGATCAGTTCCCGCTCGTATCGATCTCGGAGAACCAGCGCAAGCCGCTGGCGAGTGCCAACTGGCTCGGCACGGTGCACCACGGCATGCCGGATACGCTGTGCCCGTTCAACGGCGAGCCGCAGGGCGATTACCTCGCCTTCCTCGGCCGCATCTCGCCGGAGAAGCGCGTGGATCGCGCCATCACCATCGCACGCCGCGTCGGCATGCCGTTGAAGGTGGCCGCGAAGATCGACGCGCAGGACAAGGCGTACTACGAGCGCGCGATCGAGCCGCTGCTGCGCGGCGCGGACGTGGAATTCATCGGCGAGATCGGCGATGCGCAGAAGCCGGAGTTCCTCGGCAATGCCGCCGCGCTGCTGTTCCCGATCAACTGGCCGGAGCCCTTCGGCATCGTGATGATCGAAGCGATGTCCTGCGGTACGCCGGTGGTCGCGTGGCGTTGCGGCTCGGTGCCCGAAGTGATCGACGACGGCGTGACCGGCCGCATCGTGTCCAGCGAAGACGATGCGGTGGCCGCCACGCGCGAAGTGCTGGGCTACGACCGACGTGCGGTGCGCGATGTGTTCGAGCGCCGCTTCACCGCGCGCGGGATGGCCGAGCACTACGTGGACCTGTACCGACAACTGGCGCGAGGTCGCGAACCCGATCGCGGCCTGCGCCTGGCATGA
- a CDS encoding undecaprenyl-diphosphate phosphatase: MTDLLAALLLGIIEGITEFLPISSTGHLLIAERWLGHRSDLFNIAIQAGAILAVVVIYRQRLWQLADSFLHPAQAAPVHGQAPRDYAFKLAVAFGVTAVLGLVVKKLGFELPEDVAPVAWALVLGAAWMLLAEHFAAKRAVVLGERSNITWTVAILVGVAQVVAGVFPGTSRSAATIFVALLFGVTSRAAATEFAFLVGIPTMFAATGYELLHVAREGGLAGEDWNALAVAFVASAVTAFIAVKWLLRYIQTHRFTAFAVYRFVVGAALLLLVPAR; this comes from the coding sequence ATGACCGATCTCCTGGCCGCGCTGCTGCTCGGCATCATCGAAGGCATCACCGAATTCCTGCCGATCTCCAGCACCGGTCACCTGCTCATCGCCGAGCGCTGGCTCGGGCATCGCAGCGACCTGTTCAACATCGCGATCCAGGCCGGCGCGATCCTCGCGGTGGTGGTGATCTACCGGCAGCGTTTGTGGCAACTCGCCGACAGCTTCCTGCATCCGGCGCAGGCCGCACCGGTGCACGGACAGGCGCCGCGCGATTACGCGTTCAAGCTGGCCGTCGCATTCGGCGTGACCGCGGTGCTCGGCCTGGTGGTGAAGAAGCTCGGCTTCGAGTTGCCGGAAGACGTGGCGCCGGTGGCGTGGGCGCTGGTGCTGGGCGCGGCGTGGATGCTGCTCGCGGAGCACTTCGCGGCCAAGCGCGCGGTGGTGCTGGGCGAACGTTCCAACATCACGTGGACCGTCGCGATCCTGGTCGGCGTGGCGCAGGTCGTTGCGGGCGTCTTCCCCGGCACGTCGCGCTCGGCGGCGACGATCTTCGTCGCGCTGCTGTTCGGCGTGACCAGCCGCGCGGCGGCGACGGAATTCGCGTTCCTGGTCGGCATCCCGACGATGTTCGCGGCCACCGGCTACGAACTGCTGCACGTCGCGCGCGAAGGCGGCCTGGCGGGCGAAGACTGGAACGCGCTCGCGGTGGCCTTCGTCGCCTCCGCGGTCACCGCCTTCATCGCGGTGAAGTGGCTGCTGCGCTACATCCAGACGCACCGCTTCACGGCGTTCGCGGTGTATCGCTTCGTGGTGGGCGCGGCGTTGCTGCTGCTGGTGCCCGCGCGCTGA
- a CDS encoding SDR family oxidoreductase has protein sequence MSARVAIVTGASRGIGAAIARALAEDGCHVVAAARSDDALRGVVEAFSVRGLAVPCDLAAPEAATQLVDAAMQAFGRIDVVVNNAGATPRGDFLAFDDAAWEAGFALKFFGAVRLCRAAWPQLVAQQGCIVNIAGIGGRTGNADFTIGGSVNAALLNLTKALADRGVRDGVRVNAVNPSSIATERTQVRIDKLAAERGIAPDAASSELARDLRVARFGTPAEIASVVAFLASDRASYMQGAIVDVDGGQTRTL, from the coding sequence TTGAGCGCGCGCGTTGCGATCGTCACCGGCGCCAGTCGCGGCATCGGCGCGGCGATCGCACGGGCGCTCGCGGAAGACGGGTGCCACGTGGTGGCGGCCGCGCGTTCGGATGACGCCTTGCGTGGCGTGGTCGAGGCGTTCTCGGTGCGCGGATTGGCCGTGCCGTGCGATCTCGCGGCGCCGGAGGCGGCGACGCAACTGGTCGACGCCGCGATGCAGGCCTTCGGTCGCATCGATGTGGTGGTGAACAACGCCGGCGCGACGCCGCGCGGGGATTTCCTCGCGTTCGACGATGCGGCGTGGGAGGCGGGTTTCGCGCTCAAGTTCTTCGGCGCCGTGCGTTTGTGTCGCGCTGCGTGGCCGCAGCTGGTCGCGCAACAGGGCTGCATCGTGAACATCGCTGGCATCGGCGGGCGCACGGGCAACGCGGACTTCACCATCGGCGGCAGCGTCAACGCAGCGCTGCTCAACCTGACGAAGGCGCTGGCCGATCGGGGCGTACGCGACGGCGTGCGCGTCAACGCGGTGAATCCGAGCAGCATCGCAACGGAACGCACGCAGGTGCGCATCGACAAGCTGGCGGCGGAACGCGGCATCGCGCCGGACGCCGCGTCGTCCGAACTCGCGCGCGACCTGCGCGTCGCACGCTTCGGCACGCCGGCGGAAATCGCGTCCGTCGTGGCGTTCCTCGCCTCGGATCGCGCCAGCTACATGCAGGGCGCAATCGTCGACGTCGACGGCGGGCAGACCCGCACGCTGTAG
- a CDS encoding antitoxin Xre-like helix-turn-helix domain-containing protein — translation MARRSLQQVPGAATTQAAVLGKAVVRAAAQLGVTQDTLAGVLGLSTATVSRLVAGDYPLKAGRKEWELALLFVRLFRSLDSIVGTTEAARAWLRGDNLALGAAPAALITDLQGLVRVVDYLDHHRGRI, via the coding sequence ATGGCACGTCGATCGCTGCAGCAGGTTCCCGGGGCCGCCACCACCCAGGCCGCGGTGCTGGGCAAGGCCGTGGTGCGCGCAGCCGCGCAGCTCGGGGTCACGCAGGACACCCTCGCCGGGGTGCTCGGGCTCAGCACCGCCACGGTGAGTCGCCTGGTCGCCGGCGATTACCCGCTCAAGGCCGGCCGCAAGGAATGGGAGCTCGCGCTGCTGTTCGTGCGCCTGTTCCGTTCGCTCGATTCCATCGTCGGCACCACCGAGGCCGCCCGCGCATGGTTGCGCGGCGACAACCTCGCGCTCGGCGCCGCCCCCGCCGCCCTGATCACCGACCTGCAAGGACTCGTGCGTGTCGTCGACTACCTGGACCACCACCGCGGTCGCATCTGA
- a CDS encoding YbhB/YbcL family Raf kinase inhibitor-like protein, which translates to MRIWSESFEHRGPIPAEFAMGTPDGFGGNRNPHLAWDDAPADTQSFVLLCIDTDAPTDPSTVGRDDLQIPVEQPRADFVHWAMVDIPANVHAIAAGSCSDGVTKHGKQSPPCPPGARQGLNDYTGWFAGDADMRGQWRGYDGPYPPANDLRVHRYFFRLFALRVPKLDVPEDFTAADVFHALQPHEITEAAIYGTYTLNPQVKG; encoded by the coding sequence ATGCGCATCTGGAGCGAGAGTTTCGAACACCGCGGGCCCATCCCCGCCGAGTTCGCGATGGGCACGCCGGACGGCTTCGGCGGCAATCGCAATCCGCACCTGGCGTGGGACGACGCGCCGGCCGACACGCAATCCTTCGTGCTGCTGTGCATCGACACCGACGCGCCGACCGATCCGTCGACCGTGGGCCGCGACGACCTGCAGATTCCCGTCGAGCAACCGCGCGCGGACTTCGTGCACTGGGCGATGGTGGACATTCCCGCCAACGTGCATGCGATCGCGGCCGGCAGCTGCAGCGACGGCGTGACCAAGCACGGCAAGCAGTCGCCGCCGTGCCCGCCCGGCGCGCGCCAGGGCTTGAACGATTACACCGGCTGGTTCGCGGGCGATGCCGACATGCGCGGCCAGTGGCGCGGTTACGACGGTCCGTATCCGCCGGCCAACGACCTGCGCGTGCATCGCTACTTCTTCCGCCTGTTCGCGCTGCGCGTGCCGAAGCTCGACGTCCCGGAGGATTTCACCGCCGCCGATGTCTTCCATGCGCTCCAGCCGCACGAAATCACCGAGGCCGCGATCTACGGCACGTACACGCTCAATCCGCAGGTCAAGGGTTGA
- a CDS encoding SDR family oxidoreductase, which produces MASKKQTGASTAKKQRALQSVIEAKDAKAKPQSSQAKKKPVQAGARKEPTQLPKQHLDKPGNEHDLALAPRFLAPDYIGSEKLADMVAIVTGGDSGIGRAVAVLYAREGADVAIVYLSEHEDAKETKRLVEAEGQRCLLLPGDVKSVRFCEEAVEKTVKQFGRLDILVNNAAFQLHAASLADISEEHFQETLQTNIGGYFHMARAALPYLPEGGSIINCGSETALFGSKELLDYSATKGAIHAFTKSLASNLLERGIRVNAVAPGPVWTPLNPSDRPAEAVAEFGKQSDMGRPAQPEEISPAFVFLASKVTASYINGAILPVMGGPRG; this is translated from the coding sequence ATGGCAAGCAAGAAACAGACCGGCGCGTCCACCGCGAAGAAGCAACGGGCGCTGCAATCGGTGATCGAGGCGAAGGACGCCAAGGCGAAACCGCAGAGTTCGCAGGCGAAGAAGAAACCCGTGCAGGCCGGCGCGCGCAAGGAACCCACGCAACTGCCGAAGCAGCACCTCGATAAACCGGGCAACGAACACGACCTCGCCCTCGCCCCGCGCTTCCTCGCGCCCGACTACATCGGCAGCGAAAAGCTCGCCGACATGGTGGCGATCGTGACGGGCGGCGATTCCGGCATCGGGCGCGCGGTCGCGGTGCTCTATGCACGCGAAGGCGCCGACGTGGCGATCGTCTACCTGTCGGAACACGAGGATGCGAAAGAGACCAAGCGCCTGGTGGAAGCCGAAGGCCAGCGTTGCCTGCTGCTCCCCGGCGACGTGAAATCCGTGCGCTTCTGCGAAGAAGCGGTGGAAAAGACGGTCAAGCAATTCGGGCGCCTCGACATCCTGGTGAACAACGCGGCCTTCCAGTTGCACGCCGCATCGCTGGCGGACATCAGCGAAGAACACTTCCAGGAAACGCTCCAGACCAACATCGGCGGCTACTTCCACATGGCGCGCGCGGCGTTGCCGTACTTGCCCGAAGGCGGGTCGATCATCAACTGCGGCTCGGAGACGGCGTTGTTCGGCAGCAAGGAACTGCTGGACTACTCCGCGACGAAGGGCGCGATCCATGCGTTCACCAAGTCGCTCGCCAGCAACCTGCTGGAACGCGGCATCCGCGTGAACGCGGTGGCGCCCGGACCAGTGTGGACGCCGTTGAATCCGTCGGATCGTCCCGCAGAGGCCGTCGCCGAATTCGGCAAGCAGAGCGACATGGGACGTCCCGCGCAACCGGAAGAGATCTCGCCCGCGTTCGTCTTCCTCGCCTCGAAAGTGACCGCGTCGTACATCAACGGCGCGATCCTGCCGGTGATGGGCGGCCCGCGCGGCTGA
- a CDS encoding RES family NAD+ phosphorylase yields MSSTTWTTTAVASERRPWKGRAWRMVEAQHVASTMKLVDDADEQALLETLIDASKPRAPAGTAHLHYLLATPFRYSPRRGGSRFRDRDDPGVFYGAQGVRTACMEMGYWRWRFLMDAPALDGLAPLAFTAFATRLRTEAIDLQRAPFDRDAAAWTHPVDYAPTQAFARIARDAGVGALLYRSVRDPTPAWCVALLTPAGFDAPRPEPGEQTWWLRVTRTQAQWKRDREAWTWTPPS; encoded by the coding sequence GTGTCGTCGACTACCTGGACCACCACCGCGGTCGCATCTGAGCGTCGGCCCTGGAAGGGCCGCGCGTGGCGGATGGTCGAGGCGCAGCACGTCGCGAGCACGATGAAGCTCGTGGACGATGCGGACGAGCAGGCGCTGCTCGAAACCTTGATCGACGCGTCCAAGCCCCGCGCGCCCGCGGGCACCGCGCACCTGCATTACCTGCTCGCCACGCCCTTCCGGTATTCGCCGCGGCGCGGCGGCTCGCGCTTCCGCGATCGCGACGATCCCGGCGTCTTCTACGGCGCGCAGGGCGTGCGCACCGCCTGCATGGAAATGGGCTACTGGCGCTGGCGCTTCCTGATGGACGCGCCCGCGCTGGACGGCCTCGCCCCGCTCGCCTTCACCGCCTTCGCCACGCGCCTGCGCACCGAGGCGATCGACCTGCAGCGCGCGCCCTTCGATCGCGACGCCGCGGCATGGACGCATCCGGTCGACTACGCGCCCACCCAGGCCTTCGCCCGCATCGCTCGCGACGCCGGCGTGGGCGCGCTCCTGTATCGCTCGGTGCGCGATCCGACGCCGGCCTGGTGCGTCGCCCTGCTCACGCCCGCAGGCTTCGATGCGCCACGGCCGGAACCGGGCGAACAGACCTGGTGGCTCCGCGTGACGCGCACGCAGGCGCAATGGAAGCGGGATCGCGAAGCGTGGACATGGACGCCGCCATCATGA
- the otsB gene encoding trehalose-phosphatase produces the protein METSERPRPSPPPPAPGWTDTWALFLDVDGSLLDFALDPNGVVTPEGLQRDIATLHVALDGAVALVSGRAIDAIDDVLGALRQVPAAGLHGLERREAGGAYFAPPPAPDALDAVHAEAQHVAVAFPGAVAERKGPNLALHWRAAPEAQDAFRAFAAAALRLLPEYRVQAGDHVLELRPGGESADKGTAVEAFLQQAPFRGRRPVFVGDDLTDEHAFAVVNARDGISILVGDRDASVARWQLANPTAVRAWLHALATATATGVHA, from the coding sequence ATGGAAACGAGTGAACGCCCGCGTCCATCGCCGCCGCCGCCCGCGCCTGGATGGACCGATACATGGGCGTTGTTCCTCGACGTCGATGGCTCGCTGCTCGATTTCGCGCTGGATCCCAATGGCGTCGTGACGCCCGAGGGATTGCAGCGCGACATCGCCACGCTCCACGTTGCGCTCGATGGCGCCGTTGCCTTGGTGAGCGGGCGCGCGATCGATGCGATCGACGATGTGCTCGGTGCATTGCGACAAGTGCCAGCTGCTGGCCTGCACGGACTCGAACGCCGTGAAGCGGGCGGCGCGTACTTCGCGCCACCGCCCGCGCCCGACGCACTCGATGCCGTGCATGCAGAAGCGCAACACGTCGCCGTGGCGTTCCCCGGTGCCGTCGCCGAACGCAAGGGACCGAACCTCGCGCTGCATTGGCGCGCCGCACCGGAAGCGCAGGATGCCTTCCGTGCATTCGCTGCAGCGGCGTTGCGATTGCTGCCGGAGTATCGCGTGCAGGCCGGCGACCACGTGCTCGAACTGCGTCCCGGCGGCGAATCCGCCGACAAGGGCACCGCGGTGGAAGCGTTCCTGCAGCAAGCCCCGTTCCGCGGTCGCCGCCCGGTGTTCGTCGGCGACGACCTGACCGACGAACACGCCTTCGCCGTCGTCAACGCGCGCGACGGCATCAGCATCCTCGTCGGCGATCGCGATGCCAGCGTCGCGCGCTGGCAGTTGGCCAATCCCACCGCGGTGCGTGCCTGGTTGCATGCGCTCGCCACCGCCACCGCCACAGGAGTGCACGCATGA
- a CDS encoding amylo-alpha-1,6-glucosidase: MSMDPAATAALYASHVLKDGDSFLVANGYGDIEEGSTGMFRDDTRLLSIYRLRLGETVPALLSAAVTEDNVFFLAHLTNRQLPPLGGSEAPQGLVHILRSRFLHDERMYERLAFMNYGNAPLTLPVRIELGADFRDMFEVRGMVRPARGELLSTPHTAGSHTVEFRYRGLDQVMRASVVAFSREAHRVEGRMLEFLFPLVPGEEVELFVEVGSEAGPVPSRATHRTAAAQARRRMRSRGRRGARVRSNGPLFDAWMQRSRADLALLTSELETGPYPYAGIPWFSTPFGRDAVITALQTLWLDPGIARGVLGFLAAHQAQEESSFLDSAPGKIMHETRKGEMAAMKELPFGRYYGGVDTTPLFVMLAGAYARRTGEMAFVDRLWPALRAATGWIERVCDANANGFLDYARGESTGLSNQGWKDSEDSVFHADGKFPPGPIALVEVQGYAYAAFRAMSELAGLRGEIEDAQRWDARANRLRETVEARYWMEDRGFYGIAVDGKGALCEVRASNPGHLLFCGLPDPARAASVAAQLMLPEFHTGWGVRTLALGEARYNPMSYHNGSIWPHDTALCAAGIARYGHRDAAVTLLRSAFESAVNFDMRLPELFCGFPRVQGAPPIAYPVACLPQAWAAGAPFMLLQACLGVEIDGLRGEISVDRPRLPIGIDEVRLLDVALGNDRVDLRFRRIDGRVAMFVDGRGDRVPPVRLRN, translated from the coding sequence ATGAGCATGGATCCGGCGGCGACTGCCGCGTTGTATGCGAGCCATGTCCTCAAGGACGGGGACAGCTTCCTCGTGGCCAACGGGTACGGCGACATCGAGGAAGGCAGCACGGGGATGTTCCGCGACGACACGCGGCTGCTGTCGATCTACCGCCTGCGCCTCGGCGAAACGGTGCCCGCGCTGCTGAGCGCCGCGGTCACGGAAGACAACGTCTTCTTCCTCGCGCACCTCACCAATCGCCAGTTGCCGCCGCTCGGTGGCAGCGAGGCCCCGCAAGGGCTCGTGCACATCCTGCGCTCGCGCTTCCTGCACGACGAGCGCATGTACGAGCGCCTCGCCTTCATGAACTACGGCAACGCCCCGCTGACGCTGCCGGTGCGCATCGAACTCGGCGCGGACTTCCGCGACATGTTCGAAGTGCGCGGCATGGTGCGTCCGGCGCGCGGCGAGTTGCTGTCGACGCCGCACACGGCGGGCAGCCACACGGTGGAGTTCCGCTATCGCGGGCTGGACCAGGTGATGCGCGCGTCGGTCGTGGCGTTCTCGCGCGAGGCGCATCGCGTGGAAGGCCGGATGCTGGAATTCCTGTTCCCGCTGGTGCCGGGCGAAGAAGTGGAACTGTTCGTCGAAGTCGGCAGCGAAGCGGGCCCCGTGCCTTCGCGCGCCACGCATCGCACAGCGGCGGCGCAGGCGCGTCGCCGCATGCGGTCGCGCGGGCGTCGCGGTGCGCGCGTGCGCAGCAACGGGCCGTTGTTCGATGCGTGGATGCAACGATCGCGCGCGGACCTCGCGCTGCTGACGAGCGAACTGGAAACCGGGCCGTATCCCTACGCGGGCATCCCGTGGTTCTCGACGCCGTTCGGGCGCGATGCGGTGATCACCGCGCTGCAGACCTTGTGGCTCGATCCGGGCATCGCGCGCGGCGTGCTGGGCTTCCTCGCGGCGCACCAGGCGCAGGAGGAGTCGTCGTTCCTGGATTCGGCGCCCGGCAAGATCATGCACGAGACGCGCAAGGGCGAGATGGCGGCGATGAAGGAGCTGCCGTTCGGGCGTTATTACGGTGGCGTGGATACGACGCCGCTGTTCGTGATGCTGGCGGGCGCCTACGCGCGCCGCACGGGCGAGATGGCCTTCGTCGATCGCCTGTGGCCTGCGTTGCGCGCGGCAACGGGCTGGATCGAGCGCGTCTGCGATGCCAACGCGAACGGCTTCCTCGATTATGCGCGCGGCGAATCCACCGGCTTGTCCAACCAGGGCTGGAAGGACAGCGAGGATTCGGTGTTCCATGCCGACGGGAAATTCCCGCCCGGCCCCATCGCGCTCGTCGAAGTGCAGGGCTATGCGTACGCCGCGTTCCGCGCGATGTCGGAGCTGGCCGGGCTGCGCGGCGAGATCGAGGACGCGCAACGTTGGGACGCGCGCGCCAATCGATTGCGCGAGACGGTGGAAGCGCGCTACTGGATGGAGGATCGCGGCTTCTACGGCATCGCGGTCGATGGCAAGGGCGCACTGTGCGAAGTGCGCGCCAGCAATCCGGGGCATCTGTTGTTCTGCGGCTTGCCCGATCCCGCGCGCGCTGCATCGGTGGCCGCGCAATTGATGCTGCCGGAATTCCACACGGGCTGGGGCGTGCGCACGCTCGCGCTTGGCGAAGCGCGCTACAACCCGATGTCGTACCACAACGGATCGATCTGGCCGCACGACACGGCGCTATGCGCCGCGGGCATCGCGCGCTACGGGCATCGCGATGCGGCGGTCACGTTGCTGCGCAGTGCGTTCGAGTCCGCGGTGAACTTCGACATGCGCCTGCCGGAACTGTTCTGCGGCTTCCCGCGCGTGCAGGGCGCGCCACCGATCGCCTACCCCGTCGCCTGCCTGCCGCAGGCGTGGGCCGCGGGCGCGCCTTTCATGTTGCTGCAGGCGTGCCTGGGCGTGGAGATCGATGGCTTGCGTGGCGAGATCTCGGTCGATCGTCCGCGCCTGCCGATCGGCATCGACGAAGTGCGGTTGCTCGATGTCGCGCTGGGCAACGATCGCGTCGACCTGCGCTTCCGGCGCATCGACGGGCGCGTGGCGATGTTCGTCGACGGCCGGGGCGATCGCGTGCCGCCGGTGCGGTTGCGCAACTGA
- the glnA gene encoding type I glutamate--ammonia ligase: MSLEHVEKLIKDHKVEFVDLRFADMRGVQHHVTFPKSIVDASLFEDGKMFDGSSISGWKGINESDMVLLPDPTTAFLDPFTADPTLVLTCDILDPATMQAYSRDPRGIAKRAEAFLKSSGIADQAFFGPEPEFFIFDSVRFANDMGHTFFHIDSEEAHWNSGREYEGGNTGYRPMVKGGYFPVAPLDTLHDIRAEMCKTLEQVGIEVEVHHHEVANAGQCEIGTKFNSMVKKADELLTMKYVIKQVAHRNGKTATFMPKPIVGDNGSGMHVHQSLAKGGVNLFSGDGYGGLSQMALWYIGGIFKHARAINGFANSTTNSYKRLVPGFEAPVMLAYSARNRSASCRIPYVANPKARRIEIRFPDPMNSGYLIFAALMMAGLDGIKNQIDPGAPSDKDLYDLPPEEEKNIPTVCHSLDQALEALDKDRDFLKAGGVFTDDFIDAYIGLKMQEVTRFRAATHPLEYQLYYTL, from the coding sequence ATGTCTTTGGAACACGTCGAGAAACTCATCAAGGACCACAAGGTTGAATTCGTCGACCTGCGTTTCGCCGACATGCGCGGCGTGCAGCACCACGTGACCTTCCCGAAGTCGATCGTCGACGCCTCGCTGTTCGAGGACGGCAAGATGTTCGACGGCAGCTCGATCAGCGGCTGGAAGGGCATCAACGAATCCGACATGGTGCTGCTGCCGGATCCGACCACCGCGTTCCTGGATCCCTTCACCGCCGACCCGACGCTGGTCCTGACCTGCGACATCCTCGACCCGGCCACCATGCAGGCCTACTCGCGCGACCCGCGCGGCATCGCCAAGCGCGCCGAAGCCTTCCTCAAGTCCAGCGGCATCGCCGACCAGGCGTTCTTCGGCCCGGAACCGGAATTCTTCATCTTCGACAGCGTCCGCTTCGCGAACGACATGGGCCACACCTTCTTCCACATCGATTCGGAAGAAGCGCACTGGAACTCCGGCCGCGAATACGAAGGCGGCAACACCGGTTACCGCCCGATGGTGAAGGGCGGCTACTTCCCCGTCGCGCCGCTGGACACGCTGCACGACATCCGCGCCGAGATGTGCAAGACGCTCGAGCAGGTGGGCATCGAAGTCGAAGTGCACCACCACGAAGTGGCCAACGCCGGCCAGTGCGAGATCGGTACCAAGTTCAACTCGATGGTGAAGAAGGCCGACGAACTGCTGACGATGAAGTACGTCATCAAGCAGGTCGCGCACCGCAACGGCAAGACGGCGACCTTCATGCCCAAGCCCATCGTCGGCGACAACGGCAGCGGCATGCACGTGCACCAGTCGCTCGCCAAGGGCGGCGTCAACCTGTTCTCCGGCGACGGCTACGGCGGCCTGTCGCAGATGGCGCTGTGGTACATCGGCGGCATCTTCAAGCACGCGCGCGCGATCAACGGGTTCGCCAATTCGACGACCAACTCGTACAAGCGCCTGGTGCCGGGCTTCGAAGCCCCGGTGATGCTGGCGTACTCGGCGCGCAATCGTTCGGCGTCTTGCCGCATCCCGTACGTGGCCAACCCGAAGGCGCGCCGCATCGAGATCCGCTTCCCCGATCCGATGAACTCCGGCTACCTGATCTTCGCCGCGCTGATGATGGCCGGCCTGGACGGCATCAAGAACCAGATCGACCCGGGCGCGCCGAGCGACAAGGACCTGTACGACCTGCCGCCGGAAGAAGAGAAGAACATCCCCACCGTCTGCCATTCGCTCGACCAGGCGCTGGAAGCGCTCGACAAGGATCGCGACTTCCTCAAGGCCGGCGGCGTGTTCACCGACGACTTCATCGATGCGTACATCGGCCTGAAGATGCAGGAAGTGACGCGCTTCCGTGCGGCCACGCATCCGCTGGAGTACCAGCTGTACTACACGCTGTAA